GCTTTTCTCACCACTCAGACCCAGGATGATTTGAGGCCCCGGCCTTTCCAgctccctccccttcccttcAGACCATCATCGGGCTATAAGAAGCCTGAGCAAGTGGAAAAGCTCCCTGAAAGCAGCTGCCAAGCCTCCTTCATCCCACACCATGTCTCACCTGTTGTAAAAGCCACGACTGAACATCTAGGTTAGTGACAGCATTCTtaatttttctttaatttttattagACATTAGATTAATGCTTTCAGTGCTATTGAGTGATGTGAACATTCACCAAATTTGGTTAGGAAATAACGCTCAAGAAGTGGGTAAACTCTCCCACTCACTCTCTTTGTAATGAATAACAGCGAAGGGGTCTGTGTAAAAGTTAATCTTTGAATCCTACAGATTGTATTGTGTAATCTATTTTTTCAAATTTCTCTGTAGAAGAGGGCTCTGCTGCAATCAGAGTGGATGAGCGCCAATGCAACCTTGTCTCCCACTATAGCACCATGTTCCAGGGAGCCCAGGGCAGACCTGCTCAATCTCTGAAAAAGGTAATACAAGAGCAGGAAGCTGTTGGTTATGAGCTATTATGATCAAAGAAGAATTGTTCTTCCAAACTAACACTTGCCTGAAAGAAACACGTTGGCTTTTGGGGGAAATGTATACACTAACTTTTTTCTGGCAGTGGttctcatttaaaacacataaaaaaaaatgaattcaataCAGTAGTGCCCACTCTCCACTGGAAGCTAATTCAACCTCAATTCTCACATATAACACAAAATCCTGTACTCTAAGTAAAACAGCAACACCATTGCACCAGAAAGATAAAATGTGGTGAAACAGTGGTGAAAAGTACATTTaagtgttgtacttttattgCAATAAATTCATGATTCAGTAAAtccacaaaatgtcaaatagttacatgtttttgttattattattattattttttttgcaaattcaTATATACatccatatactgtatatgtccaTATGTACATAGACTGgcacatatttatatacacaatacaatacaatcatATATCCATAGAAATATAACATTATGAGATGCAATGATGTTGAAAATGTTGTACACTCTTGGACTTGgacagacagactcaggttAAAGCAGAGGGCACACCCTCTATATGCTctgctgtgtgcatgttaaGAAAAGACACACTCTGACCTGAAGTACCAGCACTATCAGCTTTAAGTAGACACAAGAGTGACAAGGGTATTGACCTTTTCATGAAGCTTTCCTTGAAATGGGTGTTACCAGCACAAGACCATGACTGTGACTGTTTTCATGATGTCTATCTACAGCACACCTCCTCAGTGGTTATGGGTGATCCTGTGAAGATTGTCGAAAAGGAGACAACCCACGAGGTGTCATTCAACTGGCCCACTGCCCGCAGGTCCGCAGCTTTTCTGCTTCACTGGAGAATCTCCCGCAGTTTACATCCTATACAAAGAGatgtcaaacagcagcaggaaaacatGGGCCTGTAGGGTCTGGTGTCACCCTGCAGATCTCTTTTTGGATGTGTTGGACCTCTCTTTGTGTCACTGCATGTTTTGACTTTCAGTCTCAAGAGGTTTAAGGTGTCTTGGATTCAAAAACAGGCATTTTGTTTActcaaaagtcaaaattttaaaGTGCCCTAAACTATTACTTTTCAGAAATTAGCTCAGATTATCTGGTGTTGAGCTTATCCACACAAAACATAATAAGCATTATCTGTGCTTTTGATACAGCCCACCTGTGGTAAAAAAAGGTTTGAAGTTCAACCTTGGAAATTTCCCTCAGGACTCATGGTCGCCCACAACCAAAGAGGACTTTCGTTATGAAAAGCCAGGTCAGTGTTTCGTATATTAATTCCCAGACagatttttaactgtttttattcttgctAAGTAGATCTAATCAGTGACAGACACGCTGAAAGTTGTGATGCATTTGTGgttccattgttgttgttaaattgtGTAACTCAGATTTACACCTACAcctctgtaataaaacacacaagtcaacTTAATTAACTATATAATCCCTTAGAGGCACTTGAAGGCTAATTCATTTTCTAGCCGGTAGGGCACCTTATCATGGTATGTCTATTATAAGGGCACCCTGTCGTGAATTACATCCTCAAGGGcatttgttgtcatgttttatcGACCAGAGGGGCATCCCAGCCCCCTTGAGTCCACCAGTGGATCTATAACTTTATAAATTGAACTCTCCAAGGTGAAGAAGTCAGCAGCACATGTAGGAACAGCCTGTGTAAGCAAACTAAGCTGCCTTAATAGGGCCTTAAAATACCAAAAGGCTCCAAAATGGGGAGaagcaaatataaacaaatcttttttagttttatgtaATCTTTACATTAATTATCTTATGTTTCTTTTGTAGTGTATTTGAGACACTACAACACTACATAGTGTTAACTATTTAATTACTAAGAAATTAGGACATGCTGCTCACATTTTTGCAATTTAACAACCAAATTCTTAATCTTACCTGTATTCTAAAACAATCAAAGACAATCAAAGACTACTCCATGTATCTCTGGCATCCTGCCTGGGTAAGtctatttgttgtattttccaGGAAGTCCAGTTGTTCTGACAAAGGGGATCAGAAATTTAAGTTCCTTACCTGAGGGAGACACGGATCCAGAGTGCAACAAAGACTGGATGTCTGTCACCACCAACAAAATCTTCTTCCCTGTGAGATAATAAACCTCCTACttagtttattttctttatattcaaAATATTACTCGAAAATAATGTTGCATAAATCCTAAAAGTAAACTTTAGGTTAATTCATGACTTTTGCACGCATGTTCTTATAGACTTAGGTTGTTAGTTATGTTCCTGCTTTGCCATATTTGAAGCTATGCTGACTATGTTCCTCCCTGTAGCTGCACCACACAACGCCTCCTGTGCATTTACCCAAGTCTGACCTGATTACCAAAAGCCATGTGCAGTTCAGCTCACCCCATCTGTCTGGCCTGTACTATACAACTACGGGTAAAGAGGACTACAGCAAAAAGGACGCAGTGCGACCCAGAACAATCGTCCAGCAGCCGAGCAACACACTGAAGGGACCAGGTGATggtttggttgtgtttgtgtgtttaaagggaTGTGCATGTAGATGTTAAATCTTTTTAATCTGTTTGGCAGAACATGGGCCAAACCTCAGCACGATCATGGCTGACTATGTCCCTCGAAAGATCTGCAGACCGGTCCCTTTTCTGCCACCGGAGAAGGTGAGAGATCTTAAAAAATTTTCAACTCACCTGTATAATCTAACAGTAGTAGGTCGTAGTTGTTCTCATAGTAGTagtagataataataataataataatactactaataataataataataataataataataatgattatagTGATGGGATCGGTAGCAGCAGTTTTAGTTTACTAGTGGTTGCCCGTTTGACTATAGAGGTGATGTGTGTCTGCTTGGGTTCCTATTTTCCCCTCACTGGGCATAATTTacataataattattagttaCATTTCTTGCAGTTGTGCCACCTGACTATCTGGTTGCACCACCTATTGCAACTAATCTCAAGTTAAGTTAGCATTAGCTTCTACCCTTACCCACCCGACATTTAGGAAATGTAAATTGGTGGACAAaagtttttgcagtttttaacCGCTTCAAAACTATTGATAttagggaaaaaaacattatccaAGActtcaaacattaaataatgCCCGAGTATTTTATTGgattatcattattaaaataacatttttaatagtttcttAATCTGGTCACTTGCTTGGACAGTTGCACCACCTGACATCCCAGGGTGTTGAGggccaaaacataaaatatatagttatttcaatttaatgaaaaatgtatgaaatataatatgttttatagAATTAGTGGTAGCTGTCATAAAATagttcaatatatatattttatatattttttaattatatttattttttttaaataatggaCTCGGAcacaaaaatatgcatgttatgtcatgtcattgACCCTAATACAATATCGTCTGCCTCACTTTTTTCTTAATCAAATAGACCAGCATCAGATTCCCGATCACCCATCAGCACTTCAGCACCACCCACAGTGAAGAATACTCTGCCAAACCTCTGGTCTTGAAGGAGCCAAGCAATAACCAGTTCCGCTCTCATTTTGTCATACATTGACTGACAAACATGACTCTTTCTCATGTGTTCTTGCTCAGCTCCTAATAAAAGATATAGTGAAATCAAGAGTGCTGGAATTTTTACAGCAGTATAGTCCACATAATCTCTGGAAACTGCATCTTAACCCCAAAGGTCAGACTTAATTTAATACTAGGAAGACAAAGTTGTGTTCAAATGGCAGAAAGTTcagaattttaaattcaaatatattGTCTCACcatgaaatctttaaaaagatgCAAAGGAATCATAGTCTTGGTTACATTTAGCTTCTTTATGTGACTGGTTGTAGGGCCTTGAGACCcagaaacagtgaaaatgttcctttgtgaaaaagtgagaaaggaatataaaaataaaataaaaaaggtttctAAAAGCATTAAGGCCAGCCttatcagtcacacacacaaaaaacaaagtgaactACTTGAACTCCTGGTTGAGTTAATGTTTCCTACATGTCCAAGAACTAATTTCAAAAGAGgtgtaatgttattttattttcctcttgtgCAAAACTTTAACCCGGATCCTCAGTCTACGAACTCATAGGAACTTATTAAGTCTTTAAAATTCANNNNNNNNNNTTATTTAAAATTCAAGCATGCATTAACTAAAGCCACATTGtacagtgtcacagtgtgttttcaatGACCTGCAGACAAGCTAAAATTTTACTCAgctgtacataaataaataacagtccGTACAGGGGACCCTTAGAGTGTGAATTTTGAAGCAATGTGCAAGTGCAACTTTAGCAGTTGGTGGCTTAAATATGAACCATAGCCTTGTCTGTCAATATTAGGCCATGGAGGGAACGAGCCTTGGACTTTACTGTCCTACTTCCACCCTGTTTCACTATCACGCTAACTGCTAAGAAGAGGTTAGCGCCGTTTCGCAGAACGATTCTTCATTCCCTCCTTCAAGCATGATTGACCACAAAACTCTGTAAAAACAATCTATGTTGTAGCAATAACACAGCCTTGACCCCAAAATGCAGGCTctactgataaaaaaaaaaaaaagttggcagGCAAGCAGatgtaaataaactgaatcTGGAGTTCACCAACCTGGCAAAAAGGCAGCAGTGTAGTTAGGCCTGGAAATCTGGCCAACAAGTTCACTTCAGGTCCAAGGGGTCCAGCTGCAACAGCATGGTTTAATACTGGATTAAACTACAGCTCTTGTTTGATTTTGCTTGTCTCTTGCACCAAGAGttgtgacaaagacaaagtatTTCTAATATGTACATAATCCATACATTATTTGTGCACCTTGTCATTTAAAAGACTCTGCATTTATTGAGCATAATGAAGCTTGACTGACACCTATGACCTTGCTAACTTGAACCACAGTATTGTAGACATTTGAGGATGATATATGTAAACAGCTCAACAGATTGGAAGTAGAAATACAGGAATACACGTCAGATAGGAAATGCTGCAAAAGAAGtattcattatatatattttaaaaagtgtttaaaaattTTACAAAGGCTGATTTAGTCATGTGTCTTGTCAAAAACCTTTCAGCCAACATGTGACATGGTGATCACGTGACCAAGTCTTGCAACTGCTGAGGCACCTGACCCCCCAAAAACCCAAACAGAGAAACCATGCTTAAACAAGGTCCTAAAATGCTCTTCTACGTGTATTGTGTAATGgttatttacataaatgtaattaaattacaaattatttatttttttgttttacttactAGTTTTACTTGCTTTTTGCACGAGCAcactttgtgaaatattgttgaTATACAAAAATAACCTcatatgttgtatatatattgtatgttcTGTAGCCtacatgttattattatatatgtatcACAAAGAATCACAGAGAGTGATTAGTTGATATAAAAGACAATGGcttttttttagctgaaaaacacatactgccttcaaaataaaagccttcaCGCAAGACAATCGAGTCAACGGTCACATTCAAGTATTTTATTCGTGTTTATATGGACTTCCTTCCTCATTGGCGCACTTTTTGAGATTTTGCGCCCACACACCTTTACGTGTTGACTATAACCAAACGAAAGGGTGGAATACGGTACACACAGTTTTAGTTTGAAAGGTAAGCCGGAAACTCGTTCTGTTATTCAGCGTCTACTCTTGATATCGTCGTCCACGCTGTcgtccccctcctcccctcctctcctcctcggtGTTAGTGGGCGGGCGTGACTCGCATGTGCTCTTCATCATTGGTGTAAAACaggagctgctgtgtttctgggCGTTGAAACCTGCCGCCGTTTATAAAGGCTAGTTCCATTGAACGTCCAGTTCGAGTAAACGCACAGCTCGACCGAAAACTTTACCTTTGAGGAGACCGCTACTTTGTCCTGACCTGCAGGTGAGTTTgagatttttaaatgtcagctcaACGTTCACAACGGATTTACAAAGCGTGTCCTGGTTCTCAACTCTAATTCACGATAAACAAGCACCAGCTGCACATCGAAGATGGAAATATGATTGATTATCAGAAAATAACCACTGACACCAGCAGCATTTATCTGTTGTTATTATACCATAATTTTTACATATTGTTGACTGAAAGTAGaagtattttatgtatttaaagcttatatatgtatttatatagtcACATTTGTATGTCTGCAACTTCATATATTCATACACTTATACATATaatatggaaaaaatgttttatttattgtgtattgGTGAAATTTAAGATTTATCTGCATTTAAGTGTACACTGTAATTCTTTAGTAGCCACCACAAGAAAAAAGTAGGATTTATTATATGTcattaaatatttctaaaacctgtaaatacaaaaacagactgCAGTGTCCCATGGCATTTGTCAGACCCCAATCTGAACCACCCAACCACACCTAAAAATAAGATCTCTATAAGAAAATaccatgttctgttctgtcagtACTATAAGGtacacatttaaaacagcatttgaaACTTTGcataatgttatttaaaatgtaaatacaggtTTTGATATGTATAATTTGCTAGATGTTTTAACCCCTTCATGCCTCCAGCTATTCTTACAGCACCTGGAAACTAGTTCTGCACAACATTTCTATAAGCCTTCGGTcaaaatatgtgtttgtatttactgtttACCTGCCTTCACTCACAGGGATGACTCTTAGCTCCATAAATCTTTCATGCTTGAGCTGGATGGTCCAGCTGATGCAGCGTTCACCGGAGGTGAGGTGGTGTCCGGCCAGGTGGTGCTGGAGCTCCGAAGGGACACCAGATGCACTCCATGAAGGTCAGGAAGAGAGGGGTGGCCACAGCACACTGGCTGGAGAACCGGGGCATGAACTCTGTCTATAATGACTACACCTCCAAGATCACGTACTTCAGGAAGAGACAGCATCTGATCCGAGGTCATGGTGAAAGCTGCAGATGTTATTAGTCGCCTGGATGGTtatattcagtgtgtttatttatcagACTGATTTTTTCTTAtggttttgttgttgaaaatgCAATGATTCTAGTAATAACATTTCCCTATTATGGAAATGTTATTATCTAGaatctattatattataatagTTTGCACGCAAAATGTTATTTACTGTTAGTATAatttaacaaatacatttttcgggggaaagaaaaacaagtctgGTCAAGAGTTCATAGTGATGATCAACCTAGAGTTAAGGTAGTCCAAAGGTGACTAGAAAACACTGGCAATGACTGCTTAAAAATGCAAAACCGTGCCTTATCTTTTATAATaaggtttttttatttatctatttaacatttatgctgactttgttgtagtttttgtattttcttttgtctcccaGTGTTCTGTATAATTTTTGTAATATATATCCGTCGTTTGGCATTGCTGTGATATACATAAGTGTATCTCAGCATGTATTGCAGCTGGGGATGAAAAGGTTCttgtccgacgcccccctctgccttgtcaacaccccgctcccggggcgcccgctccgctaacttaatgagcggtatagaacattaccgaggttttttgctttttcgggcgttcgtgcgccccccacggagaatgcgccctgggcggccgcccacattgcccatagctaggaccggccctgggtgtaatgttattttattttcctcttgtgCAAAACTTTAACCCGGATCCTCAGTCTACGAACTCATAGGAACTTATTAAGTCTTTAAAATTCAAGCATGCATCTAACTAAAGCCACattgtcacagtgtcacagtgtgtttttcaaTGACCTGCAGACAAGCTAAAAATTTTACTCAGctgatacataaataaataacagatcAGTACAGGGGACCATTAGAGTGTGAAATTTTGAAGCAATGTGCAAGTGCAACTTTAGCAGTTAGGTGGCTTAAATATGAACCATAGCCTTGTCTGTCATATTTAGGCCATGGAGGGAACGAGCCTTGGACTTTACTGTCCTACTTCCACCCTGTTTACACTATCAACGCTAACTGCTAAGAAGAAGGTTAGCGCCTGTTTCGCAGAACGATTCTTCATTCCCTCCTTCAAGCATGATTGACCACAAAACTCTGTAAAAACAATCTATGTTGTAGCAATAACACAGCCTTGACCCCAAAATGCAGGCTctactgataaaaaaaaaaaaaaaaagttggcagGCAAGCAGatgtaaataaactgaatcTGGAGTTCACCAACCTGGCAAAAAGGCAGCAGTGTAGGTAAGGCCTGGAAATCTGGCCAACAAGTTCACTTCAGGTCCAAGGGGTCCAGCTGCAACAGCATGGTTTAATACTGGATTAAACTACAGCTCTTGTTTGATTTTGCTTGTCTCTTGCACCACGAGttgtgacaaagacaaagtatTTCTAAATATGTACATAATCCATACATTATTTGTGCACCTTGTCATTTAAAAGACTCTGCATTTATTGAGCATTAATGAAGCTTGACTGACACCTATGACCTTGCTAACTTGAACCACAGTATTGTAGACATTTGAGGATGATATATGTAAACAGCTCAACAGAATATGGAAGTAGAAATACAGGAATACAGTCAGATAGGAAATGCTGCAAAAGAagtatatcattatatatattttaaaaaagtgtttaaaaaagttttacaaaGGCTGCTTTAGTCATGTGATCTTGTCAAAAACCTTTCAGCCAACATGTGACATGGTGATCACGTGACCAAGTCTTGCAACTGCTGAGGCACATGACCCCCCAAAAACCCAAACAGAGAAACCATGCTTAAACAAGGT
Above is a window of Larimichthys crocea isolate SSNF chromosome XVII, L_crocea_2.0, whole genome shotgun sequence DNA encoding:
- the LOC104935851 gene encoding uncharacterized protein LOC104935851, which codes for MASVKTIIRPVDKGCLRSNIPFLNSDPDAFSTHHQEDFKPFSIERTKPFSEPMAAEVDHKDLKYIHENLTEMMTSYQPYTVPPVTCVPRWIKLKTNFKMHADPGHIAFLTTQTQDDLRPRPFQLPPLPFRPSSGYKKPEQVEKLPESSCQASFIPHHVSPVVKATTEHLEEGSAAIRVDERQCNLVSHYSTMFQGAQGRPAQSLKKHTSSVVMGDPVKIVEKETTHEVSFNWPTARSPPVVKKGLKFNLGNFPQDSWSPTTKEDFRYEKPGSPVVLTKGIRNLSSLPEGDTDPECNKDWMSVTTNKIFFPLHHTTPPVHLPKSDLITKSHVQFSSPHLSGLYYTTTGKEDYSKKDAVRPRTIVQQPSNTLKGPEHGPNLSTIMADYVPRKICRPVPFLPPEKTSIRFPITHQHFSTTHSEEYSAKPLVLKEPSNNQFRSHFVIH